The DNA region CCCGGCAGGAGTACGAGCAGCGCTGGGCGGGCCTGCGCGCCCACAACCGCTGGCTCGCGGACTTCTGCGCGGCGGCGCCCGGGCGGCGGGCGGGCGTCTTCCAGATCCTGCTCAACGACGTCGAGGAGGCCGTCAAGGAGGTCCGCCGGTGCGTCGGCGCGGGCCTCACTGGCGGGGTCCTCGTGCCCGGTACGCCGCCGGGGTCGGGCCTGCCCGAGCTGTACTCGCAGACGTACGACCCGCTGTGGGCGGTCTGCGCGGAGCTCGGCGTGCCCGTGAACCACCACGCGGGCTCGGCCTCGCCGCCGCTCGGCGACGAGCCCGCCGCACGCGCGGTGTTCATGGTGGAGACGACGTGGTTCTCCCACCGGGCGCTGTGGCACCTGATGTTCGGCGGCGCGTTCCGGCGCCACCCCGAGCTGAAGCTGGTCCTCACCGAGCAGGGCTCCGGCTGGATCCCGGGCGTGCTCGCGATGCTGGACTACTACCACGGGCGGCTCGTCGCGGCCGTCGCGCGCCGTGACACCGCCGAGTCCAAGTTCGGCGCCGGGCTCTTCGAGGCCATGGGCAAGGGGCCGTCCGAGGTGTGGCGGGAGAACTGCTTCGTGGGCGCGAGCTTCATGCGGCCGCACGAGGCGGCGGTGCGCGACCGCGTCGGCCTCGACAAGATCATGTGGGGCAGCGACTACCCGCACGACGAGGGCACCCACCCCTTCTCGCGCGAGGGCCTGCGCGCCGCCTACGCGGGCCTGCCCCCGGCCGAGGTCGCGGCCATGGCGGGCGGCAACGCGGCCCGCGTGTACGGCTTCGACCTGCGTCGGCTCGACGCGATCGCGGCCCGGGTCGGGCCCACCGTCCAGGAGCTCGCCGAACCCCTGAAGGAGACACCGGCCGGGGCGACGAGCCCGGTGTTCGCGCCCGGCGGGCAGACCAGGGTCTGGTGAACCTCCCGGTGCGCCGCTGCCGCGCGGGCGGCGCACCGGGTGAGACCCTCCCCAGATGAGCGAGAAGGCGCCGGCCCCCGACCACGACGAGGCCCACGGCGGTGCGCTCGGCACCCGCCTCAACTGGCTGCGGGCCGCGGTGCTCGGCGCCAACGACGGCATCGTGTCCACCGCGGGCCTCGTCGTCGGCGTCGCCGGTGCCACCAGCGAGCGCGCCACGATCCTGACGGCGGGCCTCGCCGGACTGCTCGCCGGGTCGATGTCGATGGCCGCGGGCGAGTACGTCTCGGTGTCCACCCAGCGCGACTCCGAGAAGGCCGCCCTCGCCCTGGAGAAGCGCGAACTGCGCGAGCAGCCGGAGGCCGAACTCGCCGAGCTGACCGACCTGCTCGAAGGGCGCGGGCTCAGCCGCGACGTGGCCCGCGAGGCCGCCGAACAGCTCACCGAGCGGGACGCGCTGCGCGCCCACGCGCGCGTGGAGCTCGGCATCGACCCCGACGCGCTGACCAACCCCTGGCACGCCGCGTGGGCGAGCTTCCTCGCGTTCACCGCGGGCGCGCTGCTGCCGCTGCTCGCCATGGTGCTCCCGCCGGCCGACTGGCGCCTCGGCGTCACCGTCCTCTCGGTCCTCGGCGCGCTCGCCCTCACCGGCCTCAGCAGCGCCCGGCTCGGCTCCGCGGCGGTGCGGCCCGCCGTCGTGCGGAACGTGGCGGGCGGGGCGCTCGCGATGGCGGTGACGTACGGGGCGGGGGCGCTGCTCGGCGCGGCCGGGGTGTGAGGCGGAGGTACGGACCTGGGCCCCGCGAGCGGTGGAGCGCGGCCCCGCATTGGTGGAGATCGCCAAAAACCGATGCCGTACCCGCGGTAATACTTATCGGTAACAACCTCTAGCGGCAGCCCAGAGGCCGTTCTACCGTGCACGCATGTCCCCGAACCTGCCCGATGTCGTGCTGTGGTCCATCCCCGCCTTCGTGGTGCTCACGGTCGTCGAGATCATCAGCCACCGTGTCCACCCCGACGAGGACGCCGCCGGGTACGAGACCAAGGACGCCGCCACCAGCATCACCATGGGGCTCGGCAGTCTGGTCTTCGACTTCCTCTGGAAGATCCCGATCGTCGCCGTCTACTCCGGGGTGTACGCGCTGACGCCGCTGCGCGTGCCCGTCCTGTGGTGGACGATCCC from Streptomyces flavofungini includes:
- a CDS encoding amidohydrolase family protein, encoding MTYTDTTYTGTDRYTVISADCHAGADLLDYRPYLETRHHDAFDAWAATYVNPYEDLLADTADRNWNSERRLAELEADGIVAEVVFPNTIPPFFPSASLMAPAPTRQEYEQRWAGLRAHNRWLADFCAAAPGRRAGVFQILLNDVEEAVKEVRRCVGAGLTGGVLVPGTPPGSGLPELYSQTYDPLWAVCAELGVPVNHHAGSASPPLGDEPAARAVFMVETTWFSHRALWHLMFGGAFRRHPELKLVLTEQGSGWIPGVLAMLDYYHGRLVAAVARRDTAESKFGAGLFEAMGKGPSEVWRENCFVGASFMRPHEAAVRDRVGLDKIMWGSDYPHDEGTHPFSREGLRAAYAGLPPAEVAAMAGGNAARVYGFDLRRLDAIAARVGPTVQELAEPLKETPAGATSPVFAPGGQTRVW
- a CDS encoding VIT1/CCC1 transporter family protein — translated: MSEKAPAPDHDEAHGGALGTRLNWLRAAVLGANDGIVSTAGLVVGVAGATSERATILTAGLAGLLAGSMSMAAGEYVSVSTQRDSEKAALALEKRELREQPEAELAELTDLLEGRGLSRDVAREAAEQLTERDALRAHARVELGIDPDALTNPWHAAWASFLAFTAGALLPLLAMVLPPADWRLGVTVLSVLGALALTGLSSARLGSAAVRPAVVRNVAGGALAMAVTYGAGALLGAAGV